In Deltaproteobacteria bacterium, a genomic segment contains:
- a CDS encoding Lpp/OprI family alanine-zipper lipoprotein codes for MDRSTVRVALGAVVALALLGGCATRGSVRDLEQRVSTLEQRLDEVSATAERAVSGAEAAQAAAERAADRADDAARTSEAIFRKGVSK; via the coding sequence ATGGACCGATCGACCGTCCGCGTGGCGCTCGGCGCCGTCGTGGCACTCGCGCTGCTCGGGGGCTGCGCGACGCGCGGCAGCGTCCGGGACCTCGAGCAACGCGTGAGCACGCTCGAGCAGCGCCTCGACGAGGTGAGCGCGACGGCCGAGCGCGCCGTCAGCGGCGCCGAGGCCGCCCAGGCCGCGGCCGAGCGCGCCGCCGACCGTGCCGACGACGCCGCCCGCACCTCCGAGGCGATCTTCCGCAAGGGCGTCTCGAAGTAG
- a CDS encoding L,D-transpeptidase family protein, whose translation MSRPVLALLLPCTLALCAPLPPAPRPDLAKIPPLVGAPSSDLVEPGDTLLDVAYRHRLGFDRVARLNPEVHHWIPEPGTVVQLPTEHVLPDAPHEGLVVNVPEMQLYDYTAGPEPEVFAIAIGDQMDPSLVGAFRIGRKREHPTWTVPASIRAEKPELPAVVPPGPENPLGDHWMTIGSTSYGIHGTNNPWSIGREATHGCIRLYNDEVARLFARTRERTPLRLVYQTVKIGQRDGTIYVEAHPDLYGREPDALASAYQRLHALGLADSVDPLRVRRAVEEARGIPVAVGRL comes from the coding sequence ATGTCGCGGCCCGTGCTCGCGCTGCTCCTGCCCTGCACGCTGGCGCTGTGCGCGCCGCTGCCGCCCGCGCCACGCCCCGATCTCGCGAAGATCCCCCCGCTCGTGGGCGCGCCGAGCAGCGACCTCGTCGAGCCGGGCGACACGCTCCTCGACGTGGCCTACCGCCACCGGCTCGGCTTCGACCGCGTGGCGCGCCTCAACCCGGAGGTCCACCACTGGATCCCGGAGCCCGGCACCGTCGTGCAGCTCCCGACCGAGCACGTGCTGCCCGACGCGCCGCACGAGGGGCTCGTCGTGAACGTCCCGGAGATGCAGCTCTACGACTACACGGCCGGGCCGGAGCCGGAGGTCTTCGCGATCGCGATCGGCGACCAGATGGACCCCTCGCTCGTGGGCGCGTTCCGGATCGGGCGCAAGCGCGAGCACCCCACCTGGACCGTGCCCGCCTCGATCCGCGCCGAGAAGCCCGAGCTGCCGGCCGTGGTGCCGCCGGGCCCCGAGAACCCCCTCGGCGACCACTGGATGACGATCGGGAGCACGAGCTACGGGATCCACGGCACGAACAACCCGTGGTCGATCGGCCGCGAGGCCACCCACGGCTGCATCCGGCTCTACAACGACGAGGTCGCGCGCCTGTTCGCGCGCACCCGGGAGCGCACCCCCCTGCGGCTCGTCTACCAGACCGTGAAGATCGGCCAGCGCGACGGCACGATCTACGTGGAGGCGCACCCCGACCTCTACGGCCGCGAGCCCGACGCGCTGGCGAGCGCGTACCAGCGCCTCCATGCGCTCGGTCTCGCCGACTCCGTCGATCCGCTGCGCGTGCGCCGGGCGGTCGAGGAGGCGCGCGGGATCCCGGTCGCCGTGGGACGCCTGTAG